The following coding sequences lie in one Oncorhynchus gorbuscha isolate QuinsamMale2020 ecotype Even-year linkage group LG10, OgorEven_v1.0, whole genome shotgun sequence genomic window:
- the naa30 gene encoding N-alpha-acetyltransferase 30 isoform X1, producing the protein MPTMGMAEIDSSSVDGVLTCSKEVVVMDRDREDLGTLCAEEDLVASALAASITSQVIVEELRRLGLCSNIEGDVEYVPYESELQMSDIKRLITKDLSEPYSIYTYRYFIHNWPQLCFLAMVDKDCVGAIVCKLDMHKKIHRGYIAMLAVDSRYRRKGIGTYLVKKAIYAMIDEDCDEALWWSRLGLLSLSLLQGKGAWLEDLLEVETLSCHLIPKYVPLGWPV; encoded by the exons ATGCCAACCATGGGAATGGCTGAAATAGATTCCAGCAGTGTCGACGGGGTGCTAACATGCAGCAAAGAAGTGGTGGTGATGGACCGAGACAGGGAAGACCTCGGGACGCTGTGCGCTGAAGAAGATTTGGTGGCATCCGCGCTTGCTGCCTCTATCACCTCTCAAGTTATTGTGGAAGAACTGAGAAGGCTTGGGTTATGTTCAAACATAGAGGGAGACGTGGAATACGTACCATACGAGTCTGAACTGCAAATGTCAGACATCAAAAGGCTTATTACCAAGGACTTGTCAGAGCCTTATTCGATTTATACATATAGGTATTTCATTCATAACTGGCCTCAACTCTGCTTCCTG GCGATGGTGGACAAGGATTGTGTTGGTGCCATTGTGTGCAAACTGGATATGCACAAGAAGATTCACCGTGGCTACATTGCCATGTTGGCTGTGGACTCCAGATACAGGAGGAAAGGAATTG GTACATATCTAGTCAAAAAGGCTATCTATGCTATGATTGATGAGGACTGTGATGAG GCACTGTGGTGGTCCAGGCTGggactgctgtctctctccctgctccaggGGAAGGGGGCTTGGTTGGAGGATCTCCTTGAGGTCGAGACTCTCTCCTGTCATCTCATCCCAAAATATGTCCCTTTGGGTTGGCCTGTTTAG
- the ap5m1 gene encoding AP-5 complex subunit mu-1: MSVRALWIISYERGESVAVRFSRRYPTVEQRAKCMAGSLYASVPEDGTVLQLLLTELGLSDSDKPYMALRDDCLHQQRSPALELHVEGPSGGVLWPMLVISQGPLILACLAVVDAPADPRPPLANLFSVSQGLTLLAGLQAFLCGSGSKPDREGLTSRLAMMPSILLQICPLGTPLDIPQPGASSASAMPTPAGTQKQPAWKTGVHRGRAVVNVALTEMVRSMQYGNRNRQDLWDVYGTVTCKCEVEGVLPNVTVTLTLPPNGSPLMDVLVHPCVSSLDASVLTAMSVEDCDSSAFSGPYKFPFSPPLEPFRLCSYTSQVPVPPILGTYQLKDDDNQLRITVSLKLHESVRNSFEYCEAHLPFFNRDQMGIVDVKVSSGQLEVSKEKNLLVWVLGQKFPKSREVSLEGSVSFSGELPGPTDPLCTDLTAYIKLYFRVPDLTLSGCCVDQHSVQVYSSAKPRIVTSRELLSSEYFIWNSTGTAPVSSGHMML; the protein is encoded by the exons ATGAGTGTGAGGGCATTGTGGATTATATCTTACGAGAGGGGAGAGTCTGTAGCAGTGCGCTTTTCCAG GCGATACCCAACAGTGGAGCAGCGTGCTAAGTGTATGGCCGGCTCATTGTATGCGTCTGTCCCAGAGGATGGCACTGTGCTCCAGCTACTACTCACTGAGCTGGGCCTCTCCGACTCTGACAAACCCTACATGGCTCTACGAGATGACTGTCTCCACCAGCAGCGCTCACCAGCCTTGGAGCTCCATGTAGAAGGccccagtggaggggttctttggCCAATGTTGGTCATCTCCCAGGGGCCTCTGATCCTGGCCTGTCTGGCCGTGGTGGATGCCCCCGCTGATCCCCGGCCTCCTCTGGCTAACTTGTTCTCTGTCTCCCAGGGTCTCACACTGTTGGCGGGCCTGCAGGCTTTCCTCTGTGGGTCTGGGAGTAAGCCTGATAGAGAGGGGCTGACCTCTCGCCTGGCCATGATGCCCTCTATCCTCCTGCAGATCTGCCCCCTCGGGACCCCACTGGACATCCCTCAGCCAGGGGCCTCATCGGCATCAGCAATGCCCACTCCTGCAGGGACCCAGAAACAGCCAGCCTGGAAAACAGGGGTGCACCGTGGTCGGGCTGTGGTGAATGTAGCCCTAACGGAGATGGTGCGCTCCATGCAGTATGGAAACCGAAACAGGCAGGACCTCTGGGATGTCTATGGCACAGTGACTTGCAAG TGTGAAGTGGAAGGGGTCCTTCCCAATGTGACGGTCACTCTCACACTGCCACCCAATGGCTCACCACTGATGGATGTCCTGGTCCACCCTTGTGTGTCTTCACTGGATGCCAGTGTTCTGACTGCCATGAGTGTTGAGGACTGTGACAGCTCTGCCTTCTCTGGCCCCTACAagttccccttctcccctcctcttgaGCCTTTCAGGCTCTGTAGCTACACATCTCAG GTTCCCGTGCCTCCTATCCTAGGCACCTATCAGCTGAAGGATGATGACAACCAGTTGCGTATTACTGTGAGTCTGAAACTTCACGAGAGTGTGAGGAACAGCTTCGAGTACTGTGAGGCACATCTGCCATTCTTTAACAG GGACCAGATGGGTATTGTGGATGTGAAAGTGAGCTCAGGACAGCTGGAAGTGTCCAAGGAGAAGAACCTGCTGGTCTGGGTCCTCG GCCAGAAGTTCCCCAAGTCCCGCGAGGTGTCACTAGAGGGCAGTGTGAGTTTTTCAGGGGAGCTCCCAGGACCTACAgatcctctctgcacagaccttACAGCCTACATCAAA TTGTACTTCCGAGTGCCAGACTTGACTCTGTCTGGATGCTGTGTGGACCAGCATTCAGTGCAGGTCTATTCCTCTGCAAAACCTCGTATAGTCACAT cCCGGGAGTTGTTATCCTCAGAATACTTTATCTGGAACTCAACTGGAACTGCACCAGTGTCCTCCGGACACATGATGCTGTAG
- the naa30 gene encoding N-alpha-acetyltransferase 30 isoform X2 has protein sequence MPTMGMAEIDSSSVDGVLTCSKEVVVMDRDREDLGTLCAEEDLVASALAASITSQVIVEELRRLGLCSNIEGDVEYVPYESELQMSDIKRLITKDLSEPYSIYTYRYFIHNWPQLCFLAMVDKDCVGAIVCKLDMHKKIHRGYIAMLAVDSRYRRKGIGTYLVKKAIYAMIDEDCDEVVLETEITNQSAQKLYENLGFVRDKRLFQYYLNGVDALRLKLWLR, from the exons ATGCCAACCATGGGAATGGCTGAAATAGATTCCAGCAGTGTCGACGGGGTGCTAACATGCAGCAAAGAAGTGGTGGTGATGGACCGAGACAGGGAAGACCTCGGGACGCTGTGCGCTGAAGAAGATTTGGTGGCATCCGCGCTTGCTGCCTCTATCACCTCTCAAGTTATTGTGGAAGAACTGAGAAGGCTTGGGTTATGTTCAAACATAGAGGGAGACGTGGAATACGTACCATACGAGTCTGAACTGCAAATGTCAGACATCAAAAGGCTTATTACCAAGGACTTGTCAGAGCCTTATTCGATTTATACATATAGGTATTTCATTCATAACTGGCCTCAACTCTGCTTCCTG GCGATGGTGGACAAGGATTGTGTTGGTGCCATTGTGTGCAAACTGGATATGCACAAGAAGATTCACCGTGGCTACATTGCCATGTTGGCTGTGGACTCCAGATACAGGAGGAAAGGAATTG GTACATATCTAGTCAAAAAGGCTATCTATGCTATGATTGATGAGGACTGTGATGAG GTGGTGCTGGAGACTGAGATCACCAACCAATCAGCCCAGAAACTGTATGAGAACCTGGGCTTTGTAAGGGACAAGAGGCTCTTCCAATACTATTTAAATGGAGTGGATGCTCTACGGCTCAAACTGTGGCTTCGGTAG
- the naa30 gene encoding N-alpha-acetyltransferase 30 isoform X3, which translates to MAMVDKDCVGAIVCKLDMHKKIHRGYIAMLAVDSRYRRKGIGTYLVKKAIYAMIDEDCDEVVLETEITNQSAQKLYENLGFVRDKRLFQYYLNGVDALRLKLWLR; encoded by the exons ATG GCGATGGTGGACAAGGATTGTGTTGGTGCCATTGTGTGCAAACTGGATATGCACAAGAAGATTCACCGTGGCTACATTGCCATGTTGGCTGTGGACTCCAGATACAGGAGGAAAGGAATTG GTACATATCTAGTCAAAAAGGCTATCTATGCTATGATTGATGAGGACTGTGATGAG GTGGTGCTGGAGACTGAGATCACCAACCAATCAGCCCAGAAACTGTATGAGAACCTGGGCTTTGTAAGGGACAAGAGGCTCTTCCAATACTATTTAAATGGAGTGGATGCTCTACGGCTCAAACTGTGGCTTCGGTAG